The following are encoded together in the Prionailurus viverrinus isolate Anna chromosome B3, UM_Priviv_1.0, whole genome shotgun sequence genome:
- the LOC125168125 gene encoding skin secretory protein xP2-like, with protein MVRGRPSVYEAPSAPQPAPPAPKFGGAAAPRPPETRSRSKVAPVPGRCSSGMVISGVPGSLPRWAAARTLHTRIPERRSPLEGEKGCSETSASEGARPGNERIRGGGGGGAPRWGFGPPKFRPPPPHPDAGDELFPFREWPEASFPGAGVDPTASCCCLCERLAFCPGCHRLRAGPASPAPRPRFPGRRRNGSRRAPSAETAGVRNTASPGGQGGSAETAAQHRPHTPPNDRKEESSASGAPPVLSRSGGGWRRREEPSGQPSRGRSLPAPRFPPPRTSRVEGEVSWEENPVTGGSPAAVGRVGALTSARLIPAARGPVRGSGAEAALSEGLGARSAGCGPCRRGGRRSESAVLRVRAAAAAAAAASSVGSRRTEPPSRSSPHATD; from the exons ATGGTTAGGGGGCGGCCCTCGGTCTACGAAGCCCCCTCGGCGCCCcagcccgccccgcccgccccaaAGTTTGGCGGAGCCGCAGCCCCGCGGCCGCCGGAGACGCGTTCCCGTTCCAAGGTGGCTCCGGTGCCCGGACGCTGCAG CTCCGGGATGGTGATTTCCGGCGTCCCGGGGTCTCTTCCCCGCTGGGCGGCAGCTCGGACCCTTCACACCCGCATTCCCGAGCGGCGATCACcactggaaggagagaaaggctGCAGTGAGACCTCGGCCAGCGAGGGAGCGCGCCCAGGAAACGAGCGCAtcagagggggcgggggggggggggcgccccgCTGGGGGTTTGGTCCCCCCAAATTCAGGCCGCCCCCTCCGCACCCGGATGCGGGAGATGAGCTATTCCCGTTCCGGGAATGGCCAGAAGCCTCCTTCCCAGGTGCGGGAGTAGACCCCACGGCTTCCTGTTGCTGCCTCTGCGAACGGCTG GCATTCTGCCCCGGCTGCCACCGCCTACGGGCGGGTCCGGCCAGCCCAGCGCCTCGCCCGCGCTTCCCAGGCCGAAGGCGGAACGGCTCCAGGCGCGCGCCGAGCGCGGAGACAGCCGGAGTCCGAAACACTGCTTCCCCCGGCGGGCAGGGCGGCTCCGCCGAGACTGCGGCTCAGCACCGCCCGCACACGCCCCCCAACGACCGCAAAGAAGAAAGTTCAGCTTCGGGGGCTCCCCCAGTCCTATCCCGGTCCGGTGGCGGCTGGCGGCGGAGAGAAGAGCCCAGCGGCCAACCCTCGAGGGGTCGCTCGCTGCCGGCACCCCGCTTCCCGCCTCCCAGAACTTCTCGAGTAGAGGGGGAAGTCTCTTGGGAGGAGAACCCAGTGACCGGCGGATCCCCTGCCGCGGTCGGAAGGGTGGGGGCGCTCACCTCGGCGCGGCTCATCCCGGCGGCTCGGGGCCCCGTGCGCGGGTCGGGGGCCGAGGCGGCTCTCAGCGAGGGTCTGGGCGCCCGGAGCGCGGGCTGCGGGCCATGCCGTCGGGGCGGGCGGCGCTCAGAGAGTGCGGTGCTGCGAGtccgggccgccgccgccgccgctgctgccgcctCCAGTGTCGGCTCGCGGAGGACTGAGCCGCCGAGCCGGAGCTCCCCACATGCTACTGATTAA